In Falco biarmicus isolate bFalBia1 chromosome 7, bFalBia1.pri, whole genome shotgun sequence, a single window of DNA contains:
- the ASPG gene encoding 60 kDa lysophospholipase, which translates to MAAAGQRPGGVRLLGRALADTEPQEPPGCPPASAGGAAAEARVLVINTGGTIGMVQDVKGLAPEANKLVSSLKTMPMLHDEAYVQEMKQNKGREIPDNTLVLPVSKQNKRIFYTILELSPLLDSSNMTPEDWAKIARKLEEHYEKYDGFVILHGTDTMAYTASALSFMCENLGKTIVLTGSQVPIYELRNDGRANLLGALLFAGQFVIPEVCLYFYNKLYRGNRVTKVDAGSFNAFSSPNLPPLANAEVDITINWETVWRANTRKKFQVHTNMNRNVGLLRIFPGITTAAVKAFLQPPTEGIVLETYGSGNAPNNREDLLEELRKAAARNVVILNCTQCLRGSVKMVYATGQTLADVGVIPGGDMTPEAALTKLSYTLGKSELSWVEKRQMLSENLRGEMTVVPTGAKISLRDSKFIQMIAKSLSISTKEELEAIRDALTPPLACAAAKLGDIDALRSIAEMGGNLSCGDYDGRTPLHVAASEGHLPLVEYLLTSGATVYARDRYGSTPLLNAIKFRHIQVIRVLQDTGAHLSSPDLENIGTILCSLVAKGDMDGLYAWYLAGADLKQTGYDGRNALQVAEATGRKNILELFRQRQ; encoded by the exons ATGGCGGCGGCGGGACAGCGCCCCGGGGGGGTGCGTCTCCTGGGCAGAGCCCTGGCTGACACCGAGCCGCAGGAGCCCCCCGGCTGTCCCCCGGCTTCCGCCGGTGGCGCGGCGGCCGAGGCGCGGGTGCTGGTCATCAACACGGGCGGCACCATCGGCATGGTGCAGGACGTCAAGG GTCTTGCTCCTGAGGCAAATAAATTAGTAAGCAGCTTGAAAACCATGCCGATGCTGCATGATGAGGCATACGTCcaggaaatgaaacagaacaagggCCGTGAAATTCCAGATAACACATTGGTGCTCCC TGTCtctaagcaaaacaaaagaattttttacACAATCCTGGAGCTCTCACCGCTGCTTGATTCTTCCAACATGACACCAGAGGACTGGGCCAAAATTGCAAGAAAACTTGAG GAGCACTATGAAAAGTACGATGGTTTTGTGATCCTCCATGGCACTGACACCATGGCCTACACAGCTTCAGCCTTATCCTTCATGTGTGAGAACCTGGGTAAAACTATTGTTCTGACAGGATCTCAG GTGCCCATATACGAGTTACGGAATGACGGCCGAGCCAACCTTCTGGGGGCACTGCTGTTTGCTGGGCAGTTTGTGATTCCTGAG GTGTGcctgtatttttataataaactgTACAGGGGAAATAGGGTGACTAAGGTGGATGCTGGGAGTTTCAATGCCTTTTCCTCACCTAACCTGCCTCCACTTGCAAATGCTGAGGTTGATATTACAA TAAACTGGGAAACGGTGTGGAGAGCCAATACCAGAAAGAAATTTCAAGTTCACACCAATATGAATAGGAATGTTGGGCTTCTGCGAATCTTCCCAGGAATCACCACTGCTGCT gtaaaagcatttcttcagcCTCCAACTGAGGGCATTGTACTTGAAACTTATGGAAGTGGCAATGCCCCGAACAACAGAGAAGACTTACTGGAAGAACTGAGGAAAGCAGCTGCACGAAATGTAGTGATTCTAAACTGTACCCAGTGCTTACGAGGGTCTGTTAAAATGGTCTATGCAACAGGACAG ACTCTCGCTGATGTTGGAGTAATTCCTGGAGGTGATATGACACCAGAGGCAGCCTTAACTAAACTGTCATACACGCTTGGCAAGAGTGAGCTTAGCTGGGTGGAGAAGAGGCAG ATGCTGAGTGAGAATCTAAGAGGAGAAATGACTGTTGTACCCACAGGAGCCAAGATCTCTCTGAGAGATAGCAAGTTTATTCAAATGATTGCCAAATCTCTAAGCATCAGCACCAAGGAG gAGTTAGAAGCCATAAGAGATGCATTAACTCCACCTTTGGCTTGTGCTGCAGCTAAACTGGGTGACATAGATGCACTGAGATCCATAGCAGAAATG GGTGGAAACTTGAGCTGTGGAGACTACGATGGCCGAACCCCACTTCATGTTGCAGCCTCTGAAGGGCATTTACCATTAGTTGAGTATTTGTTAACATCTGGTGCAACTGTTTATGCTAGAGACAGATATGGATCTACCCCACTGCTCAATGCGATTAAGTTCAg GCACATACAAGTGATTCGTGTGTTACAAGATACGGGAGCGCACCTTTCGAGCCCTGACTTGGAGAACATTGGAACAATACTTTGCAG